One part of the [Synechococcus] sp. NIES-970 genome encodes these proteins:
- a CDS encoding putative glycosyl transferase codes for MISVIILTKNESANLPTCLFSLKKLQAKVYIVDSGSVDDTVAIAREFGCEVYEHPFKNYAEQLNWAITNLPIDTPWVMRLDADERLTPELVTEINTKLPKTSQKVSGYQLKRRVYFLGRWIKHGGYYPTWLLRIWRNGLGLCEQRWMDEHIVLSEGEILSLQYDIIDENKKGLTFWTDKHNHYADREVKDMLSQDGNGDPLLEKQSYSQARQRRWLKKNLYGSSPLFFRAFIYFLLRYIFGLGFLDGKQGLIFHFLQGFWYRFLVDAKIYEFQKQQLTDMQANKAKKIKTQV; via the coding sequence ATGATTTCTGTGATTATTCTGACAAAGAATGAATCGGCCAATCTGCCTACTTGCCTATTCAGTTTAAAAAAATTACAAGCAAAAGTTTACATTGTTGACTCTGGCAGTGTAGACGATACAGTGGCGATCGCCCGAGAATTTGGCTGTGAAGTTTATGAACATCCTTTTAAAAATTATGCTGAACAATTGAACTGGGCAATTACAAATCTGCCTATTGATACCCCTTGGGTAATGCGTCTAGATGCGGATGAAAGACTTACTCCTGAATTAGTCACTGAAATCAATACTAAGCTTCCGAAGACCAGTCAAAAGGTAAGTGGTTATCAGTTAAAGAGAAGAGTTTACTTTTTGGGGCGATGGATAAAGCATGGAGGATATTATCCCACATGGCTTTTAAGAATTTGGCGCAATGGTTTGGGTTTGTGTGAACAACGTTGGATGGACGAACATATTGTTCTTTCAGAGGGAGAAATTTTAAGCCTTCAATATGACATTATTGATGAAAACAAAAAGGGTTTGACTTTCTGGACTGACAAACACAACCATTATGCAGATCGGGAAGTTAAAGATATGCTTTCTCAAGATGGCAATGGAGATCCACTACTAGAAAAACAATCCTATTCCCAAGCCAGACAAAGACGTTGGCTCAAAAAAAATCTATATGGAAGCTCACCCTTGTTTTTTAGAGCTTTTATTTACTTTTTGCTTCGGTACATTTTTGGATTAGGGTTCTTAGACGGTAAACAAGGTCTGATTTTTCATTTTTTGCAGGGATTTTGGTATCGTTTCCTAGTAGATGCCAAAATCTACGAATTTCAAAAACAGCAGCTAACTGATATGCAAGCCAATAAAGCTAAAAAGATAAAGACTCAGGTATAA
- a CDS encoding putative glycosyltransferase, which produces MHPKNNLHLWFPDIFQFKGGIQVYCAFLLEAIQQIYPENQYDVFLKNDTHFLPDFNYLSTTQFYYGGNAPAKVRTLYFALQLLINSLQKKPDLILCGHANFTPVAYLIKKLTGIPYWTFIYGVDVWNIKNPLIKKTLANSDRIISIGTYTNSRLLAREKIDPQQIDLLPCTFQHSRFNISPKPKYLLDKYKLNSDQHIILTIARLAGEKRGKGYDQIIRALPDIIKVIPDVHYLIGGKGDDRPRIEKLIKDLSLESHVTLAGFIPDAELADHYNLCDIFAMPSKGEGFGIVYLEALACGKPTIGGNQDGAIDALCNGELGVLVDPDNLTEISTAIIEIFQKTYPLPILYQPETLRKKVIETYGFEQFKQNLSKLLSAQFK; this is translated from the coding sequence ATGCACCCAAAAAATAATCTTCATTTATGGTTTCCTGATATATTTCAGTTTAAAGGCGGAATTCAAGTTTACTGTGCTTTTTTACTTGAAGCTATTCAGCAGATTTATCCAGAAAATCAGTATGATGTTTTTTTGAAAAATGACACTCATTTTCTTCCTGATTTTAACTACCTGTCTACAACTCAATTTTATTATGGAGGAAATGCTCCTGCTAAAGTAAGAACTCTTTACTTTGCTTTGCAATTGCTGATTAATAGCTTACAAAAAAAGCCTGATTTAATTCTTTGTGGTCATGCTAATTTTACACCAGTTGCCTATCTTATTAAGAAATTAACAGGAATTCCTTACTGGACTTTTATTTATGGTGTTGATGTCTGGAATATAAAAAATCCTTTGATCAAGAAAACTTTAGCCAATAGTGATCGCATCATATCCATAGGGACTTATACAAACAGTCGACTTCTAGCAAGAGAAAAAATCGATCCTCAACAAATTGATTTACTGCCTTGCACCTTTCAACATTCTCGATTTAATATCTCCCCAAAACCCAAGTATCTGTTAGATAAATATAAATTAAACTCTGATCAACATATTATTTTGACTATAGCCAGATTAGCAGGGGAAAAGCGAGGCAAAGGCTACGACCAAATCATCCGTGCTCTACCAGATATAATCAAGGTTATCCCTGATGTTCACTACCTTATTGGGGGAAAAGGTGACGATCGCCCTAGAATTGAAAAATTAATTAAAGATTTAAGCTTAGAAAGTCACGTTACCTTAGCTGGATTTATTCCTGATGCAGAGCTAGCTGATCACTATAATCTTTGTGATATTTTTGCTATGCCTAGTAAGGGTGAAGGCTTTGGTATTGTTTATTTAGAAGCCCTGGCCTGTGGCAAACCAACTATTGGCGGTAACCAAGATGGGGCCATTGATGCATTGTGTAATGGAGAGTTGGGAGTTTTAGTAGATCCAGATAATTTAACAGAAATCAGTACAGCAATTATTGAAATCTTTCAGAAAACATATCCTTTACCGATTCTTTATCAACCAGAAACCTTGAGGAAAAAAGTCATTGAAACTTATGGATTTGAGCAATTCAAACAAAACTTATCTAAACTTTTGTCTGCTCAGTTTAAATAA
- a CDS encoding NAD-dependent epimerase/dehydratase, whose amino-acid sequence MSKKALICGISGQDGAYLAKLLINKNYEVYGTSRDAQMSSLKNLEYLGIRDKVQCFSMSLTDFRSVLQVLDQVQADEVYNLAGQSSVGLSFDQPVETLESITIGTLNLLESIRFIGKLTKLYNAGSSECFGDTHGLPADEQTPFRPRSPYAVAKSAAFWEVANYREAYNLFCCSGILFNHESPLRPQRFVTQKIIAAACRIANGSKEKLMLGNINIERDWGYAPDYVEAMYLMLQQDMPGDFVIATGKTISLSDFISEAFSAVGLHWQDHVVSDASLCRPTDISVSRANPSKAREKLGWVASRNIQETIKIMVAAMQQKISLN is encoded by the coding sequence ATGTCAAAAAAAGCTTTAATTTGCGGGATTTCAGGTCAAGATGGAGCTTATTTAGCCAAGCTCTTAATAAATAAAAATTATGAAGTTTATGGCACTTCTCGAGATGCCCAGATGTCTAGCTTGAAAAATTTAGAATATTTGGGGATACGCGATAAAGTCCAGTGTTTTTCTATGTCACTCACTGACTTTCGTAGTGTGTTACAAGTATTAGACCAAGTGCAGGCTGACGAAGTCTATAATCTAGCTGGTCAGAGCTCTGTGGGACTTTCTTTTGATCAACCTGTCGAAACATTGGAAAGCATTACTATAGGTACACTAAATTTATTAGAATCAATTCGCTTTATTGGCAAACTGACCAAGCTATATAATGCTGGTTCTAGTGAATGCTTCGGAGACACCCATGGTTTACCCGCTGATGAACAAACGCCGTTTCGTCCACGTAGTCCCTATGCAGTTGCTAAATCTGCTGCTTTTTGGGAAGTGGCTAATTATCGCGAAGCATATAATCTGTTTTGTTGCTCAGGAATCTTATTTAACCATGAGTCTCCTTTAAGACCCCAGCGCTTCGTGACTCAAAAAATCATTGCTGCCGCTTGTCGCATTGCTAATGGATCAAAAGAAAAATTAATGTTGGGCAATATTAATATTGAAAGAGACTGGGGATATGCGCCAGACTATGTAGAAGCAATGTATTTAATGTTACAACAAGATATGCCAGGTGATTTTGTTATTGCAACAGGTAAAACTATTAGTTTGTCTGATTTTATCTCTGAAGCTTTTAGTGCTGTGGGCTTACATTGGCAAGATCACGTAGTTTCTGATGCATCTTTATGCAGACCCACTGATATTTCAGTCAGCCGAGCGAATCCGAGTAAAGCCCGTGAGAAACTGGGATGGGTTGCTTCAAGGAATATTCAAGAAACAATTAAAATTATGGTTGCAGCAATGCAACAAAAAATAAGTTTAAATTAA
- a CDS encoding sulfotransferase, whose translation MQKYQDKLPNALIIGAQKAGTTWLASRLSQHPEVFIPKQEIHYFDNDQNFAKGIQWYSSFFDNAQNRKILCEKTPDYLWTNCSEVYSEPKDKLNRLKSLLPDCKLLVILRDPVKRAISAWNHHVQAGRINPLISINQILSPDCYDFVNELGILTRGLYSQQLTDYFQYFERKQVLIIFFEKDIIETPEKTLNKVCSFLEVNEHYNFSALNIPENRPQSTEIGVLLAYRFQGLISQNILRLDRKIMSKLPLKKWKQNYPSADTISDLYDYYQQDIKQLELLLGSVPSQWIKT comes from the coding sequence ATGCAAAAATATCAGGACAAGTTACCTAATGCTCTTATTATAGGAGCTCAGAAGGCTGGTACAACTTGGCTGGCAAGTCGTCTTTCACAACACCCAGAAGTTTTTATTCCTAAACAGGAGATTCATTATTTTGATAACGACCAGAATTTTGCTAAAGGGATTCAATGGTATTCTTCATTTTTTGATAATGCTCAGAATAGGAAAATTCTTTGTGAAAAAACACCTGATTATTTATGGACTAATTGTAGCGAAGTTTACAGTGAACCTAAAGACAAACTTAATCGTCTTAAATCATTACTTCCCGATTGTAAATTATTAGTTATCCTGAGAGATCCAGTTAAACGAGCTATATCTGCTTGGAATCATCATGTCCAAGCTGGTCGCATTAATCCTTTGATAAGTATAAATCAAATTTTATCTCCGGATTGCTATGATTTTGTTAATGAGCTTGGGATACTAACACGAGGACTTTATTCACAGCAGCTGACAGACTATTTTCAATACTTTGAGCGGAAACAAGTCTTAATCATATTTTTTGAAAAAGATATTATTGAGACTCCAGAAAAAACTCTAAATAAGGTTTGTTCTTTTTTAGAAGTGAATGAACACTATAATTTTTCAGCATTAAATATACCGGAGAACCGACCTCAATCCACTGAGATTGGAGTTTTATTGGCATATAGATTCCAGGGATTAATTAGTCAAAATATTTTAAGGCTAGATAGAAAGATAATGTCTAAACTGCCTCTTAAAAAATGGAAACAAAACTATCCAAGCGCTGACACAATTTCTGATTTATATGATTACTATCAACAAGACATAAAGCAGCTTGAATTATTACTTGGTTCAGTTCCGTCCCAATGGATTAAAACTTGA
- a CDS encoding putative acetyltransferase, producing the protein MSLFKSVTTAFIRIKNFFVYNPNKAFNNTKSFLGNNTKVGKGTNINGIAFIGSNKNSPVLIGKYCAIGHNLRIRPTNHHTGYANLQVKFQKKYFGSDITVSKGPITIGNNVWIGDNVIILPGITVGDGAVIGAGAVVTKDIPAYAIAGGNPARIIKYRFSHSIIEQLLKVCWWDWDEDKIIRNRIFFETDFSKQNSLILSSIIVD; encoded by the coding sequence ATGAGTTTATTCAAATCAGTAACTACTGCTTTTATTAGGATCAAAAATTTTTTTGTATACAACCCGAATAAAGCTTTTAACAATACTAAAAGTTTTCTTGGTAATAACACTAAAGTCGGCAAAGGAACAAATATTAATGGGATCGCATTCATTGGCAGCAACAAAAATTCTCCAGTTTTGATTGGCAAATACTGTGCCATTGGTCATAATTTGAGGATTCGTCCGACAAATCATCACACTGGTTATGCAAATTTGCAGGTCAAATTCCAAAAAAAATACTTTGGTTCTGACATTACCGTTAGTAAAGGACCAATAACCATTGGTAATAATGTTTGGATTGGAGACAATGTGATCATTCTGCCCGGTATTACTGTAGGAGATGGCGCTGTTATCGGGGCCGGAGCTGTAGTTACTAAAGATATTCCTGCTTATGCCATAGCAGGTGGAAATCCTGCAAGAATAATTAAGTATCGATTTAGTCATTCAATTATCGAACAGCTTCTGAAAGTTTGCTGGTGGGATTGGGATGAAGATAAAATCATAAGAAATCGCATTTTTTTTGAAACTGATTTTAGCAAACAAAATTCACTAATTTTATCAAGTATAATAGTAGACTAG
- a CDS encoding Xenobiotic-transporting ATPase gives MKLPSALLFVSTQFPKELTQTVVFSTIASLLEGVSLAIIVPLLQILVEGSLESDGNNESKSVSLLFSFFGQFSPQNQLLAIGICFFILVLIKGVFLFLGNHRLRVLSVKVSTELRQRCLDRFLNLPVSAYDKLNTGTLSSYTNEQAQRCEQLTLNVGITFNQFLTVTSLFVLLISLSWQLSGIAIFCISIIAFFLQSIIRGVRREARRVAQSISEFSASISELLSGIRIVKAYSAERIESAKILKILDERLQSEVRSSIGQSLVMPLSDISGVLMIFVILFLANQLFLSDASTSVSLAFLIVLVRMVPRINSLNNLRATTANYAGSFNVIETFFEETEGLQMSNGNILFEGLSKGITFENINFAYQSNSGKVLENFNLFIPKGRVTALVGASGSGKSTIASLIMGFYQPQAGAILFDSHNLRDLDTDSLRAKIAYVSQESFIFNCSVYENILYGNWSASHSEVIEAATKAYASEFIDRLPQGYETVLGERGVNLSGGQRQRLAIARAIVRNPDILILDESTSALDSASEKMIQQAIDSFSHDRTVIVIAHRLSTIESADNIVVLDKGKIVEQGKHLALLNSSGYYSKLHLGQPS, from the coding sequence ATGAAGTTACCATCTGCTCTACTATTTGTCTCAACCCAGTTTCCCAAAGAATTAACTCAAACAGTTGTTTTTTCAACAATTGCCTCTTTGTTAGAGGGGGTAAGCTTGGCGATCATTGTGCCCTTATTACAAATTTTGGTTGAGGGAAGTTTGGAGAGCGATGGAAATAATGAATCAAAATCAGTTAGCTTACTATTCAGTTTCTTTGGCCAGTTTTCACCTCAGAATCAATTACTAGCTATTGGTATTTGCTTTTTTATTTTGGTTTTGATCAAAGGAGTATTTTTGTTTCTGGGCAATCATCGCCTAAGAGTCTTATCTGTGAAAGTCAGCACTGAGTTGCGACAGCGTTGTCTAGACAGATTTTTAAACTTGCCAGTATCTGCCTATGACAAATTAAATACAGGAACTTTATCGAGTTATACAAATGAGCAAGCCCAACGCTGTGAACAGTTAACTCTAAATGTTGGGATAACATTTAACCAATTTTTGACAGTTACATCGCTCTTTGTTTTGCTAATCAGTCTCTCCTGGCAATTAAGTGGAATTGCAATATTTTGTATTTCAATTATTGCTTTTTTTTTACAATCAATTATCAGAGGCGTCAGGCGGGAAGCCAGACGAGTTGCACAAAGTATCAGTGAATTTTCGGCTAGCATTTCTGAACTACTTAGTGGGATTAGAATTGTCAAAGCATATTCTGCAGAACGGATTGAGTCTGCCAAAATTCTCAAGATATTAGACGAAAGACTTCAGTCAGAGGTTCGCTCATCCATTGGACAGTCGCTGGTCATGCCGCTATCAGATATTTCTGGTGTGCTCATGATCTTTGTGATTCTTTTTCTAGCTAACCAACTTTTTTTGAGTGATGCTTCTACATCAGTTTCGTTGGCATTTCTAATTGTTTTAGTCAGGATGGTGCCAAGAATAAATAGCTTGAATAACTTAAGAGCAACGACTGCTAACTATGCTGGTAGTTTCAATGTTATTGAAACTTTCTTTGAAGAAACTGAAGGACTACAGATGTCTAATGGCAATATCCTCTTTGAGGGACTATCTAAGGGAATTACTTTTGAAAACATCAATTTTGCTTATCAATCCAATTCGGGAAAAGTGCTAGAAAATTTCAACCTTTTTATCCCTAAAGGAAGGGTAACTGCACTAGTAGGAGCATCTGGTTCAGGAAAGTCTACCATTGCTAGCCTGATTATGGGATTTTATCAACCCCAGGCAGGTGCTATTTTGTTCGATAGTCATAACTTGCGAGACTTAGATACTGACTCCCTGCGGGCGAAGATTGCCTATGTTAGCCAAGAAAGTTTTATTTTTAACTGCTCGGTGTATGAAAATATCCTTTACGGAAATTGGTCTGCTAGTCATTCGGAAGTAATTGAGGCAGCAACAAAAGCCTATGCAAGTGAATTCATAGACCGTTTACCCCAAGGTTATGAAACAGTATTAGGAGAAAGAGGTGTCAATTTATCTGGAGGACAACGTCAAAGACTTGCGATCGCTAGGGCTATTGTCAGGAATCCTGATATATTAATTCTCGATGAATCCACTAGTGCCCTAGATAGTGCTTCAGAAAAAATGATTCAACAGGCGATTGATAGTTTTAGTCATGACCGTACTGTAATTGTAATCGCTCACAGGCTTTCAACTATTGAAAGTGCAGATAATATTGTTGTACTTGATAAAGGTAAGATCGTTGAACAAGGAAAACATTTGGCATTATTGAATTCCAGCGGTTACTATAGCAAGTTACATTTAGGCCAACCATCATGA
- a CDS encoding glycosyl transferase, group 1 family protein, with product MSITLSTSKIKPKPRLTVLTQFFPPDFAPTGQLIEELTRHLSQQGLDIDIFTGQPGYAFRSMEAPTLEQVDGIKVKRSRIAQLWPRRIRGKAINGILFLLRTILHLAVRRRKTKLLLITTAPPFLPVVGYFVNLIFRAPYVCLLYDLYPDIAVELGVVREQHWIVGIWQELNKRAWRRAQGLIVLSPAMKQHIAQLCPEVESKITVIHSWANPDLIVPIPKQENWFAQEHQLVQPFTVLYSGNMGRCHDVETFLEAAILLKDEPIQFVCIGDGAKRQILIEQSEQLGLSNLLLLPYQDKEVLPYSLTACDLSLVSVSPGIERLLAPSKFYSALAAGRPIAAVCPPDSYLKDLVQEAHCGRAIANGDGQGLANFIRELAGDRDLAASMGQAGRRYLEAHFTPRRIAEQYLEVLQNSTRTL from the coding sequence GTGTCAATAACTCTTTCTACATCCAAGATTAAACCAAAGCCTCGTTTGACGGTTCTAACTCAGTTCTTTCCTCCTGACTTCGCGCCCACAGGCCAGCTCATTGAAGAATTAACACGACATCTGAGTCAACAAGGGTTAGATATCGATATCTTTACGGGTCAGCCGGGATATGCGTTTCGTTCAATGGAAGCGCCAACACTGGAGCAAGTTGACGGAATTAAAGTTAAACGATCACGTATAGCCCAACTCTGGCCGCGACGGATTCGGGGCAAAGCAATCAATGGTATTTTGTTCTTGCTGCGGACAATTCTCCATCTCGCAGTACGTCGACGCAAAACAAAATTGCTCTTAATCACAACAGCACCTCCTTTTCTCCCCGTAGTGGGCTATTTCGTAAATCTTATTTTCCGTGCCCCCTATGTGTGTCTGCTATATGACCTCTACCCTGACATTGCCGTTGAGCTTGGGGTTGTTAGGGAGCAGCATTGGATTGTTGGCATTTGGCAAGAGCTAAACAAGAGGGCCTGGCGTCGTGCCCAGGGCTTGATTGTGCTAAGTCCAGCGATGAAACAGCATATTGCGCAACTTTGTCCAGAGGTTGAATCAAAAATAACAGTTATTCACAGTTGGGCGAATCCGGATTTAATTGTCCCCATACCCAAGCAGGAAAATTGGTTTGCCCAGGAACATCAGCTAGTCCAGCCGTTCACCGTACTCTACTCTGGCAACATGGGGCGCTGCCATGATGTTGAAACATTCTTAGAAGCAGCAATTTTGCTAAAAGACGAGCCAATTCAGTTTGTTTGTATTGGTGATGGTGCCAAACGGCAAATATTAATTGAACAAAGTGAACAATTGGGCCTATCAAATTTACTCTTGCTGCCCTACCAAGATAAAGAGGTATTGCCTTATTCATTGACAGCCTGTGATTTATCTTTGGTGAGTGTGAGCCCAGGTATAGAACGACTATTGGCGCCCAGTAAATTTTACTCAGCGCTGGCAGCCGGACGCCCTATTGCTGCGGTATGTCCGCCGGATAGCTATTTGAAAGATCTAGTTCAAGAAGCACACTGTGGCCGGGCGATCGCCAATGGTGATGGTCAAGGGTTAGCGAATTTTATTCGTGAGTTGGCAGGCGATCGTGACTTGGCAGCTAGTATGGGCCAAGCAGGAAGGCGATATTTAGAGGCGCATTTCACGCCCCGACGAATTGCAGAACAGTATTTAGAGGTGCTACAAAATTCAACAAGAACACTGTGA
- a CDS encoding hypothetical protein (conserved hypothetical protein): MGKLQVAETLISRMKLTNQKHNSSRNSDNQPSTKRRDRNRNRSKRRAILCPIHQCYLDSTSQKYPIYADRVDLLQNRGISRRKALLLVATRTAVPLQGEWLEAFWCRCCQETKWYHVRKQDHKYQISLASPELWQQATGVISAQGNPSVGEFTRRQSQCRSSTTVRDFRYVN; encoded by the coding sequence ATGGGAAAGCTGCAAGTGGCCGAAACCCTGATTTCTCGTATGAAACTAACGAACCAGAAGCACAATTCTTCCAGAAACTCAGATAACCAGCCATCTACAAAGCGTCGCGATCGCAATCGCAATCGCTCCAAACGCCGGGCTATTTTATGTCCAATTCATCAGTGTTATTTAGATAGCACCAGCCAAAAATACCCAATTTATGCGGATAGAGTAGATCTGCTCCAAAATCGTGGCATAAGCCGAAGGAAAGCGCTATTGCTCGTCGCAACGAGAACAGCTGTCCCACTGCAAGGAGAATGGCTAGAGGCCTTTTGGTGCAGATGTTGTCAAGAGACAAAATGGTATCATGTCCGAAAACAAGATCATAAGTACCAAATATCATTGGCATCCCCTGAATTATGGCAACAGGCAACAGGCGTGATCTCAGCCCAAGGCAATCCTTCAGTTGGTGAATTTACACGTCGCCAATCACAATGCCGCAGTTCCACTACTGTCAGAGACTTTCGTTATGTCAACTAG
- a CDS encoding periplasmic protein involved in polysaccharide export — protein MQFFILLCTSAFVLIPGALRAATASSIATTPSFAEYESLQAQNPQRMNIPSISVPGMDFDRTYILGVGDQLEISVFNVPEYSGNQRVLADGSLNLPAIGKVPVAGLTIEAAEQAIATRYQSELRHPRITLVLLEPRPLRVTLSGEVNTPGSYTLDGSESPTIVQAIQSSGGLTQTADLRQVQIRRLTSSGARQSIAINLWELLQNGDASQNIALRDGDTILIPAVETVNLMESAQMASSNLMGTPSTLDIGVIGEVFRPGIYRLTGSESQANPTVSQAIREAGGIKPSADIRSIQVRRLTRSGAPRTIDIDFWELFQSGDLTQDLVLQQGDTISIAMAESLSDAEAAQIVSTNLSPDEILVNVVGEVASPGAVRVPANTTLNQALFAAGGFTDRSRKKSVELIRLNPNGTILQQQFEVDFSQGADTQANPILWNNDVVIVDRNAAASFTDGLSLILSPLRNLLPFRFLF, from the coding sequence ATGCAATTTTTTATCCTGCTTTGTACATCAGCCTTTGTTCTAATCCCTGGTGCATTAAGGGCTGCTACTGCTTCCAGCATTGCCACAACTCCTAGCTTTGCAGAATATGAATCTTTGCAAGCGCAAAACCCCCAGCGGATGAACATACCGTCAATCTCCGTGCCGGGAATGGATTTTGATCGTACCTATATTCTTGGTGTAGGTGATCAGCTAGAAATCAGTGTGTTTAATGTTCCTGAATATAGTGGCAACCAACGGGTGCTTGCGGATGGCTCTCTTAATTTACCTGCCATTGGCAAGGTCCCCGTTGCGGGGTTAACTATTGAAGCGGCAGAGCAGGCGATCGCCACCCGCTACCAGTCAGAATTACGTCATCCCCGAATCACCCTTGTTTTATTAGAGCCTCGTCCTCTCCGGGTAACTCTCTCTGGAGAAGTGAACACACCTGGTTCATATACCCTAGATGGCAGCGAATCGCCCACCATTGTGCAAGCTATTCAATCCTCAGGGGGACTCACCCAAACTGCCGATTTACGGCAAGTACAAATTCGCCGCCTCACCTCATCTGGAGCGAGACAGAGCATTGCCATTAATCTGTGGGAACTTCTCCAAAACGGAGACGCAAGCCAAAATATTGCTCTCCGGGATGGAGATACTATTCTTATCCCAGCAGTAGAAACGGTGAACTTAATGGAGTCAGCTCAAATGGCTTCCTCCAATTTGATGGGCACTCCTTCTACACTAGACATCGGTGTTATTGGCGAGGTGTTTCGTCCGGGAATCTACCGTCTCACAGGCAGTGAGTCCCAAGCAAATCCCACCGTATCCCAAGCCATCCGAGAAGCAGGAGGGATTAAACCCTCAGCCGATATTCGTAGTATCCAAGTTCGTCGCCTCACTCGTAGCGGTGCTCCCCGCACCATTGACATTGATTTTTGGGAGCTTTTTCAATCGGGGGATCTTACCCAGGATTTGGTCTTACAACAGGGGGATACTATTTCTATTGCGATGGCTGAGTCCTTATCCGATGCCGAAGCCGCCCAAATTGTCTCAACTAATCTATCCCCTGATGAAATTCTTGTGAACGTGGTAGGCGAAGTCGCGAGTCCTGGCGCTGTTCGTGTTCCTGCAAATACGACCTTAAATCAAGCTTTGTTCGCTGCTGGAGGATTCACTGATCGCTCACGTAAAAAAAGTGTGGAACTTATTCGATTGAATCCCAATGGCACCATTCTCCAACAACAATTTGAAGTTGATTTTTCCCAAGGTGCTGACACCCAAGCCAACCCAATACTATGGAACAATGACGTTGTTATTGTTGATCGAAATGCGGCGGCTAGCTTTACGGACGGGCTTTCACTTATTTTGAGTCCATTGCGAAATCTCCTACCTTTCCGTTTCCTATTTTAA